In Gammaproteobacteria bacterium, the sequence CGGCAGCTGCTCCGCCAGCTCGCGATAACTCAGCGAGCGATTGCCCTCTTCCGGCACGCGTCGCCACGAGCCGATGTGTAATTCGTAAATCGCCATCGGCGCCGATAAAGCGTTGGCGTGCCGGCGCTCGCGCATCCAGTCGTCATCACTCCACTTGTAATCGAGCGGCCACACCACCGACGCAGTACCGCCGGGCTGCTCAAAGCAACACGCGAATGGATCGGCTTTGTCGATGCGGAAATCGTGGTAGCGGGAAATAACGTGATACTTATATGACGCCCCCGCTTTAACGCCGGGCACGAACCCTTCCCAAATACCGGATTCATCACCGCGCGGACGTAACGGCTGCGCCGCTGGATTCCACTGATTAAAGTCGCCGATGACGGCGACCTGCGCGGCATTGGGTGCCCACACGGCAAAACTAGCACCGTCGACACCATCGTGCGTCACTAAGTGCGCACCGAATTTCTCGTAGAGTCGAGTGTGGCTACCTTCACGAAGCAAATAAATGTCGTACTCGCTAAAGCGGCTACGACGAATGTGCTCCGGCAATTTTATTTCCCCTGCTTCCTGCATTTCTTTCGACTCCCCGACGAACGTTGTTGGAAAATACCGGATGTTCCCGAGGACAGCAAATGCGTAGATGCACTGATATAGGAACTCGATGAAGCAATGGCGTGTCTCAATAACTGTCGAGTATTCATGCAACCTACTGGAGGCCTACATGAAACAGAGACGATGGCAAGACGGATTGATACTGGTTCTTGGAATATGGCTGCTTATTTCGCCGTTTATTCTCGGCTATGCCGACCATATGGTCGCTGCCCGCAACTCATACATTCTCGGCATCGGTGTCGCGATATTCGCCATCATGGCGCTGCGCGATCCGCGCAGGTGGGAAGAATGGGTCAATCTTGCGCTAGGTGTGTGGCTAATAATCTCGCCATTCGTACTGCGGTATTCGCACAACTCCACACCCACGTGGAATCATGTGATCGTAGGATTGCTAATCGGCGCGGATGCACTGATGGTGATATACGGACCCAATCTTCAGCGGAAGCGGATCACCAGTTAACAAAAACAGAGTACTTGGCAGGTTTCCCCTTTCCAGCCATGGAGAGGGGAAATGATTCCAGTTCTTAGTTCAACGTCGCCGACGGCGGCGTAACTTCTCGATCGCGCGAACCTTCGCCGCGAACGCCGTATTTTCGTAGCTTCTCAATCAGCGTCGTGCGTGGCAACTTCAACAAACTGGCCGCATGTGCGACCACACCACCGGCCTCGCTTAACGCCTGCATAATCAGCGAATACTCGATATTGTTGAGATGCTCTTTCAGATCGAGACCGCCGGGCGGCAGCTTGACCGTGGTCGCCACGGCGCGCTGATTGTCGTCGATCGACAGTTCCGGCGTCGCTGGCTCCGGTTCACGATAGCGCGCCGGCAAGTCAGCAAGCTCGACCATGCCATTGGGAAATAAAATCGCCAGACGTTCAACCAGATTCGCCAACTCGCGCACATTACCCGGCCAACGGTACTGCTGCATGGCATTCATCGCCGCCGCCGAAAAACGCACACAAGTGTGACGCTCGCGCATCAATCGCGCGTTGAGTTCGGCCACCAGCAGCGGCAGATCTTCGGTGCGCTGACGCAGCGGCGGCATGTTAATCGGAAACACATTCAATCGATAAAACAAATCTTCGCGAAATCGCCCTTCTTGAATACTGCGCTCGAGATTACGATGCGTTGCCGCAATCAAACGCACGTCGGCGCGAATGCTGCGGTTACCGCCGACGCGCTCGAACGTTCGTTCTTCGATTACGCGTAACAGCTTCACCTGCATCGCCAGGCTCATGTCGCCAATTTCGTCCAGGAACAACGTGCCGCCTTCAGCCAATTCGAAGCGTCCTTGACGCGTACTAATGGCGCCGGTAAATGCGCCCTTCTCGTGGCCCATCAATTCGCTTTCCAATAACTCGCTCGGGATAGCGCCGCAGTTGACGGCGAGGAACGACTTGCCGCGACGCGGCGAGTGATAGTGCAGATTGCGAGCGACGACTTCTTTGCCGGTGCCGGATTCACCGAGAATCAGCACGGTCGCATCGGTCGTCGACACGCGATCAATGAGCTCGCGCACATGCCGCACGCCTTCGCTCTTGCCGACCAGGGCGCGGAATAATTCCGGGCTGCGACCGCTGGCGACTCGTTGTTCGAGCGCGTACTCCACAGCCTGCTCGACCAACCGTTGCAGCGGAATACCAGCAACCGGCCATTCGAACACGCGCACGAAGAATCCGACGCCCTGCTCAGGCATCAACGGCACCGACCGATCGCGGCCGTGATACAACAGCACCGGCAGTTGCGGTCGCCATTCGCGCAGCGCGTCGTACAGGCCGAGCTGTTCCGCCGGCCCTGGACACGGACCGAGCAACACTGCGTACACGTGCTCGCTGTTCTCGATGCGATAACGCCATTCGTGCGGACTGCAAAGCATCACCGGCCCGCAGTTCAACGATTCTAAAAGTCCTTTTAATTGCTGCCGGCGCCCATCATCGGCGTCGATCAAAAGCAGTCCCTTCCCGGATATATCCAAGGTTCCCCCTTCAGTCGCGATTGCCTTACAGACCCTGAGCCTATGTCATTCAGCATAGTCCAGGGCACGAAAATTTCCCTTCTGCCGGGTAAAAATATGCTCGGGCGGCCGAAATCGGGCTGCTGCAAAGGCGGCAGCCACTCGTTTTCCCGGAAAAATTGGCTCTGCTAGCGACGGAAGCTGGCGGCGGTTCTGACAACCAACGCCGCCAACGACAGGAGGAATGCCGTCAACGAGGTCACGACGCGTACTCCATTCGCGCGATTCCAAGCGTCGCGGGTAGCCGCCCAATCGTTCGGTACGGACGACGGGTGCCACGACTCAACATAATAATTGAGCGGAATATTTACCTTGATGGTGAACACAATGACACCGGCGATATAAATAACCGCCGCCAGCGCCACTAACCAGAACGCCACCGTTCTGACGTGCCGATAATTAATCAACAAGGCGACCAGCGGCGCCACGCCGCCGCCGAAGAAAAACAACAGGAACATGCCGTTGTTTCTGACATGCCGGTTAAACAGCGACTGCACGATCGCGTAGGTTTGTCCGTCCACCTCGCGCATCGCCGGGTTGACGCTGAAAGTGTACGTCCAGAAAAATCCGGCCATCACACCGAGCATAATCGCCGCCAGTGCGATCGCACTGTTTTCCACATCAGTCGTTTTCATTTCTGCCGGTTCAACGCTGGATCGTCAAAGCGTTTCCCGCCGTGGATCGATACTGCGCCAGGATATCGCGGATCGCCGTAATGACCACCTCGGGCTTGTCCTGCTGAATAAAATGTCCGCTATCGATCCACAACTGACGGCTACCTGGATAGAGCCGAACGAAGTCCGTTTGTTTTTCTTTGACGAACTGTGCCATTTCAGATGTCGAATCTTGAATTGCGCTCAAAATAATTATCGGCTTTCCAATAAAGGGTGGTGCATGCAGCACCTCTAATCCAGTGCTCTTAGCAGCCGCTAATTCCTGCTTCTGCAAATCCGTTAAAAATAGTTTCAGCATCCGTGTCCAGAACGGCCAATTCTCCAGTGCGCCGAACCCGTCGAACTGCGCCGGATGAGTGGAGTCGACCAACACCAGTCCCGCCACCTCATCCGGATAACGCCGCGCGAACAACTGCATGTAGAGACCACCCAGCGAATGGCCGACCAGCACATAGGGCGGATTCATGCCTTTGTGACGCAAAAGCACGCGCAATTCGGCAACGACGTGTGCCCCATCGCGCGGCGTCGCTACCGGATCGCTATCACCATAACTCGGCCGGTTGTAGGCAAAAACGGTCGCATCCTTGCCGATCTCGGGAAACACCTTGCTCCAGCTCTTCATGGACGCCGCCAAACCATTCTCGAACACCACCACCGGCGCTGCTTGGGTTATCTGCGCGTACTCGACCGAACGATCGTCGATGCGACCCGTCTCGGTGGCAGGCAAACCGGCGCAACCGGAAAGTACGATAACGAATAAGAACGAACCCATTGAAAAAAACCTATCCATACACTCCCTCTGCTGCGCTCTAACCTGCCCTCGCGGCGATCTCTAAATAGTGTGACCGACAATAATGCCCCAGATACCGATGAGGCAGATATTGCTCGCCACGAATGCCGCCAAACGATGCCGCACGTTGTTGTACGTTAAATGAATAGTTGCGTGCAATATTCTAAAAATCACATAAAGCCACGACAGCACGACTAGCGCGCCGCTCGTTAAACCAACGACCAAGCACAGCACACACGCCAAATAAAATAACACCGGCATCTCGAACAAATTGGCGAAGTGCCGCGTTGTTTTTACCACTTGCACCGGCGCCCCTCGTCCTGGTATAGCTGATAAAAATTTATCGGCAGCGCACCGGAACTGACTGACTTAAATCGAACAGTAAAGGCGATGCCCATCACGACAAAAGTGAGGAACACCATGGCGAATATTGGGTAAAGCACGAGTCTTCTCCCCGAGAATTAGACGTCAATATTCAAATCAATTCTGCGTAATGCTAATCGTGTTGCCGTCCTTATCCTTACCAGCGCACATCTTACGACCCGCGAGTTGCTTTATCGGTCCC encodes:
- a CDS encoding DUF1772 domain-containing protein; the encoded protein is MKTTDVENSAIALAAIMLGVMAGFFWTYTFSVNPAMREVDGQTYAIVQSLFNRHVRNNGMFLLFFFGGGVAPLVALLINYRHVRTVAFWLVALAAVIYIAGVIVFTIKVNIPLNYYVESWHPSSVPNDWAATRDAWNRANGVRVVTSLTAFLLSLAALVVRTAASFRR
- a CDS encoding sigma-54-dependent Fis family transcriptional regulator, with the protein product MSGKGLLLIDADDGRRQQLKGLLESLNCGPVMLCSPHEWRYRIENSEHVYAVLLGPCPGPAEQLGLYDALREWRPQLPVLLYHGRDRSVPLMPEQGVGFFVRVFEWPVAGIPLQRLVEQAVEYALEQRVASGRSPELFRALVGKSEGVRHVRELIDRVSTTDATVLILGESGTGKEVVARNLHYHSPRRGKSFLAVNCGAIPSELLESELMGHEKGAFTGAISTRQGRFELAEGGTLFLDEIGDMSLAMQVKLLRVIEERTFERVGGNRSIRADVRLIAATHRNLERSIQEGRFREDLFYRLNVFPINMPPLRQRTEDLPLLVAELNARLMRERHTCVRFSAAAMNAMQQYRWPGNVRELANLVERLAILFPNGMVELADLPARYREPEPATPELSIDDNQRAVATTVKLPPGGLDLKEHLNNIEYSLIMQALSEAGGVVAHAASLLKLPRTTLIEKLRKYGVRGEGSRDREVTPPSATLN
- a CDS encoding SPW repeat protein — encoded protein: MKQRRWQDGLILVLGIWLLISPFILGYADHMVAARNSYILGIGVAIFAIMALRDPRRWEEWVNLALGVWLIISPFVLRYSHNSTPTWNHVIVGLLIGADALMVIYGPNLQRKRITS
- a CDS encoding MAPEG family protein, with the translated sequence MQVVKTTRHFANLFEMPVLFYLACVLCLVVGLTSGALVVLSWLYVIFRILHATIHLTYNNVRHRLAAFVASNICLIGIWGIIVGHTI
- a CDS encoding alpha/beta fold hydrolase, producing MGSFLFVIVLSGCAGLPATETGRIDDRSVEYAQITQAAPVVVFENGLAASMKSWSKVFPEIGKDATVFAYNRPSYGDSDPVATPRDGAHVVAELRVLLRHKGMNPPYVLVGHSLGGLYMQLFARRYPDEVAGLVLVDSTHPAQFDGFGALENWPFWTRMLKLFLTDLQKQELAAAKSTGLEVLHAPPFIGKPIIILSAIQDSTSEMAQFVKEKQTDFVRLYPGSRQLWIDSGHFIQQDKPEVVITAIRDILAQYRSTAGNALTIQR